The DNA segment TGCCCTAGAAGTTTTACCGCACACGTGCCGCCTGACGGCTCAGAGCGCGATTGTAGACCGTTTGATGCCCCGTGATCAACTCTCTTCGGCCACGGGCTTGCCCAAAGTGAAGCGGGCGTCCACCACGAGCGCCCCTCCGGGATAGGCCATGACCGGATTGAAATCGCATTCCTCGATTTCGGGAAAATCCACCGCGATCTGCGACAACGTCAGCAGAACGTCCTCGATGGCGCGGAAATCCACCGGCGGCTCTCCGCGCACTCCCCGCAGGATGGGGTAGCTCTTGATCTCGCGCACCATCTCCCCCACGTCCAGAAGCGACAGCGGGGCCAGGCGCCCGGACACGTCGCGCAACACCTCGACGTACACGCCGCCCAGTCCGAAAAGCACCAGCGGCCCGAACTGCGGATCGCGCTTGAACCCCGCGAACACCTCGCGCGAGCCTTTTGGAGCCATCTCCTGCACCAGACAGCCCATCACGTAGGCTTCCTTCACGCGCTTGGCCCGGTTGGTGACCGACAGGAAGGCCTTGCGCAGGTCCTCCTCGTTGTCGATGCCCACCACCACGCCGCCCACGTCGGACTTGTGCGAGATCTGCGGCGAGGCGATCTTCAGCACCACCGGATAGCCGATGGACTTGGCCGCCTGGGCCGCCTCGTCCGAGGTGCGCGCCAGGATGGTCTTGGGAACGGGCAGCCCGTAGGCCTTCAGCACGTCCTGGGCCTGGAACTCCACGAGCTCCGTGAAGCCCTTGGCCTTGGCCCGGTCCAGCACGTCGCGCGCGTGGAACGTGTTGGACATGTAGCAGATTTCCACGGGCAGGGGACGTTTTTTCCACTCGGCGTGGCGAAACAGCGCGTCCAGGGCCATCACTGCGGAATCCGGATAGTTGTAGCAGGGAACGTGGGCGCGCCGCAGAATCTCGCGCGCCCCGGACACCTTGGATTCGCCCATGAAGCAAGCCACCACGGGCTTGCCGCACACCGCCGCCTGTGCGGCCACGGCGCGGGCCACGGCCTCCACGTCCACGGCGGGGGTGGGCGTCAGGAGCGCCAGCACCATGTGCACCATGGGGTCGGCGATCACCACCTCCAGCGCCTTGGAGAAACGCGAGGCGTCGGCGTCTCCGATGATGTCCACCGGGTTATACAGCGCCGCGTAGTTGGGCAGAAATTCCTTGAGCTGGTCCACGGTCTGGCCGCGCAGCGGGGCCATGTTCAGCTTGGAGCGCTCGGCGGCGTCCGCAGCCAGGATGCCAGGACCGCCGGAGTTGGTCACCACGCACAGGTTGGGGCCTGTGGGCGTGGGCTGGGTGGAGAAGGCCATGGCCAGATGGAACATGTCCTCCACGCCGCGCACCCGGATGATGCCCGACTGGGTGAAGGCCGCCTGGTAGGCGTCCTCGGCCCCGGCCATGGCCCCGGTGTGGCTGGACGCGGCGCGCGCGCCCGCAGGAGTGGTGCCGGACTTTATCATGATGACCGGCTTCTCGATGGTAGCTTCCTGAGCGGCGCGCAGGAAGGCCTGCCCGTCGTTGATGTTCTCCACGTAGCCCAGGATGACCTTGGTGTCCGGGTCGTCCTTCAGGGCGCGCAGCATGTCGGTCTCGTCAAGGGCGGCCTTGTTGCCCAGGCTCACGAACTTGGAGAAGCCGATGCCCTTGCCCAGGGCCGCGTCCAGGATGGCGATGCACAGCGCCCCGGACTGGGAGAAGAACGCGATGGACCCCTTTTCGGGGTTGCCCGCCGCAAAGGTGGCGTTCAGTCCGTTGGCGGTGTTCACGAGGCCCAGGCAGTTGGGGCCGAGCATTATCATGGAATGGCGGCGGCAAATGCTTGCGGCTTCCTCTTCGAGGTAGTAGCCCTTGCGCCCCACTTCCTTGAAGCCTGCGGTGATGATCACCACGGCGCGTGTCCCGATGGCCGCGAGGCGCTCCAGGGATTCGATGACCTCGGCCCTGGGGACGCAGATCACGGCCAAGTCCAGGCCGCGAGGCAGCCCTTCGATGGAAGAAGTTACGGTCAAACCCAGGATTTCTCCTCCGTGGGGGTTGACCGGAAAAATTTTCCCCTGATAACCCGCAGCAAGCAGGTTGGACACCACGAGATGCCCCACCTTGCCCTGAGTGCGCGATGCTCCTATGACCGCAACTGCCTGCGGATCAAAGAGCGCTTTCAACTGGTCGTTTCTTTCCATGCGGCCCCGAAGGAAGGCATTGTAATGACGGAAGATGCGTTCACTAGCCTTCAGGAAGCTATTTCCTATAGCTTCCGCCAAGTCAAGCTGCTGGACATGGCCATGACCCACAGCTCCTTCGCCAACGAGCGCAGCTGCGATCACAACGAACGCCTGGAATTCCTGGGTGATGCGGTGCTCGAGCTGACCGTTTCCGAGGTTTTGTACACCCGTTTTCCCGATGCGCCGGAAGGTGTTCTGACAAAACTGCGCGCCCGGCTGGTGAGCATGCCGAGCCTCGCGGAGATGGCCAAGAACCTTGGCCTGGAAGAGCACGTGAAATTGGGAAAGGGAGAAGAAAGCCAGGGCGGACGTATGCGCGACTCGCTTTTGTCCGACGCTTTCGAGGCGCTTCTGGGAGCGGTTTTTCTGGACGGCGGCTACGCGGCCGCCAAGCAGGTGGTGTCTGGGCTGTTCGCCCCGTTCTGGCCCCAGGACGTGGAGCCGCCCAAGGCCCGCGACTTCAAGAGCAGGTTGCAGGAACTGACGCAGCGCTGCCACCGCACGCGGCCCATCTACCGGCTGCTGGGCAGTTCCGGGCCGGAGCACGAGAAACTCTTCGAGGTGGAGCTTTCCCTGCCGGACGGTCAGACGCTTCTGGCCAAAGGCCCCAGCGTGAAGAAGGCTGAACAGACAGCCGCCCGGATTGCCCTGGACATGCTGGAAAATCCTTCCTGACGCAGGCCAGGGTGGGGGCGTACCATCGCCCCCCCCTCCCTGGTCCTGTCCATAGAGAGATCAGGCCGGCGTTTAGCCGCCGATCAGCTGCATGGCCATCTTCGGCAGGCTGTTGGCCTGGGCGAGCATGGCAACCGCAGACTGGGTGAGAATCTGCTGGCGCACGAACTGCGTCATTTCGGTCGCAACGTCCACGTCGGAGATTCGCGACTCTGCGGATTGCAGGTTTTCGGCCTGGATCTGCAGGTTCTGGATGGTATTTTGCAGCCGGTTCTGGGTGGCGCCGAGCTGCGCGCGAATCTTGTCCTTGGACACGATGGCGTTGTTGATCTGGTCCAGTGCCTGCTGGGCAAGCGCCTGGGTGGAGATGGCCCGGCCTCCGGGGGAGGTGGCCGCCGCTCCGAGGCCCAGACCGAAGGCCGACGCCGTGGACGTGCCGATGTTGATGAAATAGTAGTCTTCGGCGCTGGAGTTGCCGGTGCCGAAGTGGATCTTGATCTTGCCGATGGGATTCAGGCCCGTGCCGTTGTGCACGTTGCTGGAAAGGTTCCCGTTCAGCAGATAGATTCCGTTGAAGTCCGTGGCGGAAGCGATACGGGTGATTTCCGAGGCCATGGCCTGATATTCCGAGTCGATGATCAGGCGCTGGTCGGATGTGTAGGTGCCCGTGGCCGCCTGCGTGGCCAGCTCCTTCATGCGGATGAGCTTCTCGTCGATGACGCCGAGCGCTCCGTCCGCCGTCTGGATCATGGAGATGGCGTCGTTGGCGTTGCGCACGCCTTGGTTCAGGGAGCTGATGTCCGCGCGCATGAGCTCGCGGATGGCCAGACCGGCGGCGTCGTCAGCTGCGGTTCCTACGCGAAGTCCCGAAGACAGTCGGCGGGTGGAGACGCCGAGCTGATCGTACGAATCGCCAAGGTTCCGAGCGGCGTTCATCGCCATAAGGTTGTGGTTAATGACCAGGGACATGGTATTACCTCCGTGTGATAAGGCAACTTTCCTTGTTGTTGACCTCCTATTGCTTGATCCGTGCCAAGACAAAATACACCAATTAAATCAGTTAACTAAAACTGGCACGGTTGTTTTTTCCGCCTATTTTGGCCGCTGCGGGTCAAAGTTGCCGCGCTGAAATGCGGGTGAAACCGGCCAGGTTTCAAAGAGTTGGCGGTGGCGGGGGCCTGCAGACCGAATCCACCACGGGAGTTCGCGTCCAGCCATTCCGTGGCTGAATCGAAAGGCTGGAAAGACTCGCCGCTACAGCACTGTCGACAAGCATCCCACGGCTTCATTGACTGTAATCAGGCGTCGTCCTCGCTGCGCTCCTCACGCAGATCGGCCCATTTGAGCAGCGAATCGAGCACCGGGCAAAGCGCCTGCCCCCAATCAGTCAGACCGTATTCAACTTTCGGCGGCACCTGATGATGGACAATACGCCGGACAACTCCGTCGACTTCCATTTGGCGTAGCTGCTGGATCAGCATCTTCTGTGTGATGGAAGGAATTGCCTTTTCAAGTTCGGAGAATCGCAGCATATTCCCTCCGAACAGATGAAACAGGATCACCATCTTCCACTTCCCTTCGAGGATCTTGAGCGCCTGCCCGACAGCATGTGCGGCCGAGGTGGGTGTCCATTTTTTTCCCATACTCTTTAGTGTGTACCTTACTTTTTAGTGCGTTCTTGTTCTTCCCTGAACATAGCCTTATCCTTCTTACGTATCAATTCCGATCGCACAAGGCGATCCGATAATCCACGAAGGAGCAATCCACATGTCTATCAAACTACCAGAACCCATCGACGCCTATTTTAAAGCGGACAAAGGTGACAGCGAGGCTGTCTCCCTGTGCTTCACCGAGAACGCCGTTGTGAAGGACGAAGGCCACACTTACAACGGTCTTGCCGCCATAAAGCAATGGAAAACAGACTCTTCAAATAAATACACATACACCGTCGCACCATTCGCATGCGACGAAAAGGACGGCATTACCATCGTCACCAGCCGGGTGACCGGCAACTTCCCCGGCAGCCCCGTTGATCTTCGATACTTCTTTCGTCTCGATGGCAGCAAGATCGCATCCCTGGAAATCACCCTATGAGCTTCCACCTGGATCTCGCAGGGCGCAGGGCGCTTGTTACGGGCGGGACGATGGGCGTGGGTGCTGCCGTCGTCGAGTCCTTGCGCAATGCCGGGGTGACAGTCGCGGCAGCGGCGCGTTCGGTTCCCGACGTATCGCCCGATGGCGTGATGTATGTCGCCGCTGATCTGACAACAGCCAAGGGGTGCCAGGACGTGGCGGATTGCGTGCTGGACCGTTTCGGCGGCATAGACATCATCGTCAATGTCCTCGGAGGGTCAAGCGCGCCCGCTGGCGGCTTCGCGAGCCTGAATGACAGTGAGTGGGAGGCCGCGATCAACCGGAACCTGATGCCGGCGGTGCGCCTCGACAGGGCGTTGCTCCCATCAATGATCGCCCAGGGATCTGGCGTCATCATCCACGTCACGTCCATACAACGTCAGCTGCCGCTGCCGGAATCGACCACCGCCTACGCTGCGGCGAAGGCTGCGCTCTCAACCTACAGCAAGAGTCTGTCCAAGGAAGTGACGCCAAAGGGCATCCGGGTGGTGCGCGTCTCTCCGGGCTGGATTGAGACCGAAGCAGCCGTCCGTCTCGCGGAGCGCCTCGCGGATCAGGCAGGAACAGACTACGAGGGCGGAAAAAAGATCATCATGGAATCCCTTGGCGGTATTCCACTTGGCCGCCCGGCCCGCCCCCAAGAGGTTGCCGACCTGATCACGTTCCTGGTTTCGCCGCGAGCGGCATCAATCACAGGCACTGAGTACGTCATCGACGGAGGGACCATCCCCACGGCCTGACCCGCCTGCGCTCCAGGCTTGTCGTCTTGTCCTCATCATGACGCCCCTATCCCCATACAAAAGCGCCGGATGCTTTCGCATCCGGCGCTTCATTTTCAGTTCAGTTCAGCCGAGTAAGTCTTAACGCTTCAGCTGGATGACTTCCGACAGCATTGTATCTGCCGTGGTGATGACCTTGGAGTTGGCCTGGAAGCCGCGCTGGGTCTGGATCATCTGGACCATTTCGCGGGCCATGTCCACGTTGGAGGTTTCCAGCGAGTTGCTGGCCACGGCTCCGAGTCTGCCGGTGTTGGCCCGGCCCACCAGGGCGTCGCCCGACTCCCTGGTCTGGGAGAAGAGGTTGCCGCCGTCTCGCTTGAGTCCCCAGGGGCTCGCGAAGTCCGTGAGCGCCACCACGTAGAGTTCCTGCACCTGTCCGTTGGAGTAGCGGCCCGTGAGCACGCCGTCGGCCGAGACAGACACGCTTTGCAGCGTTCCCGGGGGGTAGCCGTCCTGCGAGACGAACAGCGTGGAGGAGGCCGCCTCGTAGTTGGTGGTTTGCAGGTTGTTGATGGTCAGCGTGTCGGTGTCGAACCCTTGCAGCTCCGCAGGATCGGTCAGGTGCGCGAAGCCGATCATGTCGGCGGTGGTCGCAGTGCTGGCCCAGGTGGTGTTGCCGTTGCGGATGCCCAGGTTCAGGGACATGGACACCGAGTTGGACGCCGTGGTGATGCTGCCGCCGGAAACGCTTCTGTAGTTGGCGGTGAACACCGGATAGCCGGAGCTCGATATGCGCGCCTGCGACCAGTTGCCCAGGTTGCTGACGGAAGTGGTATAGCTGTTTGCGTTCAGCGTGTAGGCGGTCATGTTCTGCAATCCGCCCGAGTCGTCGAACACCAGGGTCCCGAGCATCAGCACGCCGCCCTTGGAGTTGGAGGCCATGTTCACGGTGTTGCCGTTCACATCGAACACGCGGCCGTCCTGACCGGGAGTGGTGGTGACCATGTACTCCCAGTATTCGCGCCCGCCCACGTCCGACACCTTGTC comes from the Fundidesulfovibrio putealis DSM 16056 genome and includes:
- a CDS encoding acetate--CoA ligase family protein, which encodes MERNDQLKALFDPQAVAVIGASRTQGKVGHLVVSNLLAAGYQGKIFPVNPHGGEILGLTVTSSIEGLPRGLDLAVICVPRAEVIESLERLAAIGTRAVVIITAGFKEVGRKGYYLEEEAASICRRHSMIMLGPNCLGLVNTANGLNATFAAGNPEKGSIAFFSQSGALCIAILDAALGKGIGFSKFVSLGNKAALDETDMLRALKDDPDTKVILGYVENINDGQAFLRAAQEATIEKPVIMIKSGTTPAGARAASSHTGAMAGAEDAYQAAFTQSGIIRVRGVEDMFHLAMAFSTQPTPTGPNLCVVTNSGGPGILAADAAERSKLNMAPLRGQTVDQLKEFLPNYAALYNPVDIIGDADASRFSKALEVVIADPMVHMVLALLTPTPAVDVEAVARAVAAQAAVCGKPVVACFMGESKVSGAREILRRAHVPCYNYPDSAVMALDALFRHAEWKKRPLPVEICYMSNTFHARDVLDRAKAKGFTELVEFQAQDVLKAYGLPVPKTILARTSDEAAQAAKSIGYPVVLKIASPQISHKSDVGGVVVGIDNEEDLRKAFLSVTNRAKRVKEAYVMGCLVQEMAPKGSREVFAGFKRDPQFGPLVLFGLGGVYVEVLRDVSGRLAPLSLLDVGEMVREIKSYPILRGVRGEPPVDFRAIEDVLLTLSQIAVDFPEIEECDFNPVMAYPGGALVVDARFTLGKPVAEES
- the rnc gene encoding ribonuclease III encodes the protein MTEDAFTSLQEAISYSFRQVKLLDMAMTHSSFANERSCDHNERLEFLGDAVLELTVSEVLYTRFPDAPEGVLTKLRARLVSMPSLAEMAKNLGLEEHVKLGKGEESQGGRMRDSLLSDAFEALLGAVFLDGGYAAAKQVVSGLFAPFWPQDVEPPKARDFKSRLQELTQRCHRTRPIYRLLGSSGPEHEKLFEVELSLPDGQTLLAKGPSVKKAEQTAARIALDMLENPS
- a CDS encoding flagellin N-terminal helical domain-containing protein, encoding MSLVINHNLMAMNAARNLGDSYDQLGVSTRRLSSGLRVGTAADDAAGLAIRELMRADISSLNQGVRNANDAISMIQTADGALGVIDEKLIRMKELATQAATGTYTSDQRLIIDSEYQAMASEITRIASATDFNGIYLLNGNLSSNVHNGTGLNPIGKIKIHFGTGNSSAEDYYFINIGTSTASAFGLGLGAAATSPGGRAISTQALAQQALDQINNAIVSKDKIRAQLGATQNRLQNTIQNLQIQAENLQSAESRISDVDVATEMTQFVRQQILTQSAVAMLAQANSLPKMAMQLIGG
- a CDS encoding winged helix-turn-helix transcriptional regulator, which gives rise to MGKKWTPTSAAHAVGQALKILEGKWKMVILFHLFGGNMLRFSELEKAIPSITQKMLIQQLRQMEVDGVVRRIVHHQVPPKVEYGLTDWGQALCPVLDSLLKWADLREERSEDDA
- a CDS encoding nuclear transport factor 2 family protein, with product MSIKLPEPIDAYFKADKGDSEAVSLCFTENAVVKDEGHTYNGLAAIKQWKTDSSNKYTYTVAPFACDEKDGITIVTSRVTGNFPGSPVDLRYFFRLDGSKIASLEITL
- a CDS encoding SDR family oxidoreductase, whose protein sequence is MSFHLDLAGRRALVTGGTMGVGAAVVESLRNAGVTVAAAARSVPDVSPDGVMYVAADLTTAKGCQDVADCVLDRFGGIDIIVNVLGGSSAPAGGFASLNDSEWEAAINRNLMPAVRLDRALLPSMIAQGSGVIIHVTSIQRQLPLPESTTAYAAAKAALSTYSKSLSKEVTPKGIRVVRVSPGWIETEAAVRLAERLADQAGTDYEGGKKIIMESLGGIPLGRPARPQEVADLITFLVSPRAASITGTEYVIDGGTIPTA
- a CDS encoding flagellar hook protein FlgE — protein: MGLSTSMWSGVTGLLAHGDKMGVIGNNLANVNTVGYKSARMDFEDLVYTNIGTATGTQQLGQGVRVEGILSDFTQGGFETSNETTDMAISGMGFFTVRDRVNLSTHYTRAGNFRFDRDGFLVDPHNFALQGWQVDAASLRAARATGAVINQVPIKGSVTDVRLDTLALAAQNTNAVSLVSNLDPRTASKSSSTTNPFFSLYQNYNYNPLRPDDPPLADTSFGFQNTLKVYDQRGGAHDLTVYFDKVSDVGGREYWEYMVTTTPGQDGRVFDVNGNTVNMASNSKGGVLMLGTLVFDDSGGLQNMTAYTLNANSYTTSVSNLGNWSQARISSSGYPVFTANYRSVSGGSITTASNSVSMSLNLGIRNGNTTWASTATTADMIGFAHLTDPAELQGFDTDTLTINNLQTTNYEAASSTLFVSQDGYPPGTLQSVSVSADGVLTGRYSNGQVQELYVVALTDFASPWGLKRDGGNLFSQTRESGDALVGRANTGRLGAVASNSLETSNVDMAREMVQMIQTQRGFQANSKVITTADTMLSEVIQLKR